In Polyodon spathula isolate WHYD16114869_AA chromosome 11, ASM1765450v1, whole genome shotgun sequence, one genomic interval encodes:
- the LOC121322807 gene encoding TSC22 domain family protein 2-like isoform X3: MSKMPAKKKSCFQITSVTQAQVAASSITDDTESLDDPDESRTEDVSSEIFDVSRATDLEPEEVCERSSSEETLNNVGETETSGAITPNIPQEGQPVTGSGPPSGSTALRSTVLTAHYGVPNVNPQVLGQGGTSAQPPAASVGGLQQSTSAASTGGSANVSTVASQSPPPPTAAAAASTTTTCSSRFRVIKLDHGTGEPFRRGRWTCMEFYERDSEGSIITRTVDSMRHVTNLEHSTDRDSGLGATGGSVVGPVMHSTQGPDSTADSSFAVFPHLQQADQSSQTSQQQGYSMGLRTGSGTMAQGAFQPPAYSTHAVPGIQQNVVPPQKAQVNVPAAIAQIPLGHNGMSMQHQSVTMQQAAHLLPSQPSALPSSQPDYRQHLHLQSAPESTAQTLLVSSLPVGQPVIQGPSPVVTPAASGAQVLGLPAQTGESAGQGTGVMQGSQSAPTQGVLQQQGGVVQQGVGTVPGVVQLQQQVMSQQQAPGVGGSNQLSGGPSGLHSGVLGVQNVPGVVPSTGILSGSTSVPTAVPGVSSTPITMPHVPPTIGQSNMMSQSQASRVANVAQAGGSGVQGLASVASNLPQSKFVQFHAQSQSVISQVDENRRNSDVLPQPPVISGKDLIKPFIPEPLHLSAATPMNSITTTVFGIPITIDGDEDRFNNWCLFITPGI, translated from the exons ATGTCTAAGATGCCGGCTAAAAAGAAGAGTTGTTTTCAGATCACAAGTGTCACTCAGGCTCAGGTGGCTGCTAGCAGCATCACGGACGATACTGAGAGTTTAGATGACCCGGACGAATCGAGGACTGAGGACGTCTCATCGGAAATCTTTGATGTCTCCAGGGCTACAGATTTGGAGCCAGAGGAAGTTTGCGAGAGAAGTTCATCTGAAGAAACCTTAAATAACGTTGGGGAAACCGAAACCTCCGGTGCGATTACACCGAATATACCTCAAGAGGGGCAGCCAGTGACTGGATCAGGTCCTCCAAGTGGAAGTACAGCATTACGAAGCACAGTCTTGACAGCTCATTACGGCGTTCCCAATGTCAATCCACAAGTTTTGGGACAAGGAGGAACGTCAGCCCAGCCCCCTGCCGCTTCGGTTGGGGGTCTGCAACAATCTACATCAGCAGCTAGCACTGGAGGGTCTGCTAATGTGTCAACAGTCGCGTCCCAGTCTCCTCCACCCCCCACTGCCGCCGCCGCCGCTTCTACTACAACAACTTGTAGTTCACGTTTCAGGGTCATAAAACTTGATCATGGTACAGGAGAACCTTTCAGGAGGGGCAGATGGACTTGCATGGAATTCTATGAAAGAGATTCCGAAGGCTCTATAATTACCAGGACTGTGGATAGCATGAGGCATGTTACTAATTTGGAACACAGCACAGATAGGGATAGTGGTCTTGGTGCCACTGGTGGTTCTGTTGTGGGCCCTGTCATGCACTCAACGCAGGGACCTGATTCGACAGCTGACAGTTCATTTGCTGTTTTTCCCCACTTGCAACAGGCTGACCAGAGCAGCCAGACTTCTCAGCAGCAGGGTTACAGCATGGGGCTTCGGACTGGCAGTGGAACTATGGCACAAGGTGCATTTCAGCCCCCTGCCTATTCCACTCATGCTGTTCCGGGCATCCAGCAAAATGTTGTTCCTCCGCAGAAGGCACAGGTCAATGTGCCAGCTGCTATTGCACAAATCCCCCTTGGACACAATGGAATGAGCATGCAGCATCAAAGTGTAACAATGCAACAGGCTGCCCACCTGTTGCCAAGCCAGCCCTCTGCCCTACCTAGCAGTCAGCCGGATTACCGACAGCACCTGCACCTGCAAAGCGCCCCAGAATCAACAGCACAGACCCTGCTGGTTTCCAGTCTTCCGGTGGGCCAGCCAGTCATCCAGGGCCCCTCACCAGTCGTGACACCTGCTGCCAGCGGGGCCCAAGTGTTGGGACTGCCAGCTCAGACTGGTGAATCAGCTGGGCAAGGCACTGGAGTGATGCAAGGCAGTCAGTCTGCTCCTACTCAGGGAGTCCTGCAGCAGCAAGGAGGTGTGGTGCAGCAAGGTGTAGGAACGGTGCCTGGCGTTGTGCAACTGCAGCAGCAGGTTATGAGTCAGCAGCAGGCTCCCGGGGTGGGTGGAAGCAATCAACTCTCGGGAGGACCGAGTGGCCTCCACTCAGGGGTCCTTGGTGTCCAAAATGTGCCTGGCGTTGTGCCCAGTACTGGTATTTTGAGTGGGTCAACAAGTGTGCCTACCGCGGTGCCCGGTGTGTCCAGCACTCCTATTACTATGCCACATGTTCCCCCAACTATAGGACAGTCCAATATGATGAGCCAATCGCAGGCCTCCAGGGTTGCAAATGTAGCCCAGGCTGGAGGGTCTGGTGTCCAAGGGCTGGCCAGTGTAGCCTCAAACCTGCCCCAGTCCAAATTCGTCCAATTCCATGCCCAATCCCAATCTGTCATCAGCCAGGTGGATGAGAACCGAAGGAACTCCGATGTCCTACCTCAGCCTCCTGTAATTTCTGGAAAAGATCTTATTAAGCCTTTCATTCCTGAGCCCCTGCATCTATCAGCAGCCACCCCCATGAACAGCATAACAACTACAGTATTTGGCATACCCATTACCATTGATGGGGATGAAGACAG GTTTAACAATTGGTGTCTGTTTATAACACCGGGGATTTGA
- the LOC121322807 gene encoding TSC22 domain family protein 2-like isoform X2 — MSKMPAKKKSCFQITSVTQAQVAASSITDDTESLDDPDESRTEDVSSEIFDVSRATDLEPEEVCERSSSEETLNNVGETETSGAITPNIPQEGQPVTGSGPPSGSTALRSTVLTAHYGVPNVNPQVLGQGGTSAQPPAASVGGLQQSTSAASTGGSANVSTVASQSPPPPTAAAAASTTTTCSSRFRVIKLDHGTGEPFRRGRWTCMEFYERDSEGSIITRTVDSMRHVTNLEHSTDRDSGLGATGGSVVGPVMHSTQGPDSTADSSFAVFPHLQQADQSSQTSQQQGYSMGLRTGSGTMAQGAFQPPAYSTHAVPGIQQNVVPPQKAQVNVPAAIAQIPLGHNGMSMQHQSVTMQQAAHLLPSQPSALPSSQPDYRQHLHLQSAPESTAQTLLVSSLPVGQPVIQGPSPVVTPAASGAQVLGLPAQTGESAGQGTGVMQGSQSAPTQGVLQQQGGVVQQGVGTVPGVVQLQQQVMSQQQAPGVGGSNQLSGGPSGLHSGVLGVQNVPGVVPSTGILSGSTSVPTAVPGVSSTPITMPHVPPTIGQSNMMSQSQASRVANVAQAGGSGVQGLASVASNLPQSKFVQFHAQSQSVISQVDENRRNSDVLPQPPVISGKDLIKPFIPEPLHLSAATPMNSITTTVFGIPITIDGDEDSGIRFFSIHCIALSIYW, encoded by the exons ATGTCTAAGATGCCGGCTAAAAAGAAGAGTTGTTTTCAGATCACAAGTGTCACTCAGGCTCAGGTGGCTGCTAGCAGCATCACGGACGATACTGAGAGTTTAGATGACCCGGACGAATCGAGGACTGAGGACGTCTCATCGGAAATCTTTGATGTCTCCAGGGCTACAGATTTGGAGCCAGAGGAAGTTTGCGAGAGAAGTTCATCTGAAGAAACCTTAAATAACGTTGGGGAAACCGAAACCTCCGGTGCGATTACACCGAATATACCTCAAGAGGGGCAGCCAGTGACTGGATCAGGTCCTCCAAGTGGAAGTACAGCATTACGAAGCACAGTCTTGACAGCTCATTACGGCGTTCCCAATGTCAATCCACAAGTTTTGGGACAAGGAGGAACGTCAGCCCAGCCCCCTGCCGCTTCGGTTGGGGGTCTGCAACAATCTACATCAGCAGCTAGCACTGGAGGGTCTGCTAATGTGTCAACAGTCGCGTCCCAGTCTCCTCCACCCCCCACTGCCGCCGCCGCCGCTTCTACTACAACAACTTGTAGTTCACGTTTCAGGGTCATAAAACTTGATCATGGTACAGGAGAACCTTTCAGGAGGGGCAGATGGACTTGCATGGAATTCTATGAAAGAGATTCCGAAGGCTCTATAATTACCAGGACTGTGGATAGCATGAGGCATGTTACTAATTTGGAACACAGCACAGATAGGGATAGTGGTCTTGGTGCCACTGGTGGTTCTGTTGTGGGCCCTGTCATGCACTCAACGCAGGGACCTGATTCGACAGCTGACAGTTCATTTGCTGTTTTTCCCCACTTGCAACAGGCTGACCAGAGCAGCCAGACTTCTCAGCAGCAGGGTTACAGCATGGGGCTTCGGACTGGCAGTGGAACTATGGCACAAGGTGCATTTCAGCCCCCTGCCTATTCCACTCATGCTGTTCCGGGCATCCAGCAAAATGTTGTTCCTCCGCAGAAGGCACAGGTCAATGTGCCAGCTGCTATTGCACAAATCCCCCTTGGACACAATGGAATGAGCATGCAGCATCAAAGTGTAACAATGCAACAGGCTGCCCACCTGTTGCCAAGCCAGCCCTCTGCCCTACCTAGCAGTCAGCCGGATTACCGACAGCACCTGCACCTGCAAAGCGCCCCAGAATCAACAGCACAGACCCTGCTGGTTTCCAGTCTTCCGGTGGGCCAGCCAGTCATCCAGGGCCCCTCACCAGTCGTGACACCTGCTGCCAGCGGGGCCCAAGTGTTGGGACTGCCAGCTCAGACTGGTGAATCAGCTGGGCAAGGCACTGGAGTGATGCAAGGCAGTCAGTCTGCTCCTACTCAGGGAGTCCTGCAGCAGCAAGGAGGTGTGGTGCAGCAAGGTGTAGGAACGGTGCCTGGCGTTGTGCAACTGCAGCAGCAGGTTATGAGTCAGCAGCAGGCTCCCGGGGTGGGTGGAAGCAATCAACTCTCGGGAGGACCGAGTGGCCTCCACTCAGGGGTCCTTGGTGTCCAAAATGTGCCTGGCGTTGTGCCCAGTACTGGTATTTTGAGTGGGTCAACAAGTGTGCCTACCGCGGTGCCCGGTGTGTCCAGCACTCCTATTACTATGCCACATGTTCCCCCAACTATAGGACAGTCCAATATGATGAGCCAATCGCAGGCCTCCAGGGTTGCAAATGTAGCCCAGGCTGGAGGGTCTGGTGTCCAAGGGCTGGCCAGTGTAGCCTCAAACCTGCCCCAGTCCAAATTCGTCCAATTCCATGCCCAATCCCAATCTGTCATCAGCCAGGTGGATGAGAACCGAAGGAACTCCGATGTCCTACCTCAGCCTCCTGTAATTTCTGGAAAAGATCTTATTAAGCCTTTCATTCCTGAGCCCCTGCATCTATCAGCAGCCACCCCCATGAACAGCATAACAACTACAGTATTTGGCATACCCATTACCATTGATGGGGATGAAGACAG tggcatCAGATTCTTCTCCATACACTGCATAGCTCTTTCCATTTATTGGTAA